Proteins from a single region of Maridesulfovibrio ferrireducens:
- a CDS encoding TPM domain-containing protein, with translation MALNIVPKGNSRKEKVLRLLGMIVIFIIVGWAFWQNNERTLEKLQGRNSIWDQTKTLSKTDRDFINGFIRSMRSEFGVTTKVHIMTGKIPEITPDSKELFIGLSPEYEQVVFYFPGLVRHALGANFINDLKHNHFTGNFKNDKWPVALQTALAMIWEKLISVDSSQPQATQQQKDYNRDLHDPESSPVKE, from the coding sequence ATGGCTCTAAATATAGTCCCCAAAGGCAACTCACGCAAAGAAAAAGTTCTGAGACTACTCGGAATGATTGTAATTTTTATAATCGTAGGCTGGGCTTTCTGGCAAAATAATGAACGCACCCTTGAAAAACTTCAAGGAAGAAACTCCATTTGGGATCAAACCAAAACATTAAGCAAAACTGACCGGGATTTTATAAATGGATTTATAAGAAGTATGCGCTCTGAATTCGGAGTAACGACAAAAGTGCATATCATGACAGGTAAAATTCCCGAAATAACACCTGACTCTAAAGAACTTTTTATAGGACTTTCTCCAGAATACGAACAGGTTGTTTTTTATTTTCCAGGACTCGTGCGTCACGCGCTGGGTGCAAATTTTATTAATGACCTTAAGCATAATCATTTTACAGGCAACTTCAAAAACGATAAGTGGCCTGTGGCGTTGCAAACAGCTCTTGCCATGATTTGGGAAAAATTAATCAGCGTGGACAGTTCTCAGCCTCAAGCTACTCAGCAACAGAAAGATTACAACAGAGATTTGCACGACCCTGAATCCTCTCCAGTAAAAGAATAA
- a CDS encoding Rne/Rng family ribonuclease, with amino-acid sequence MTNKKRKEKMFISVLPEEQVEVALTQEGQVIEYYVEMLHQAKTKGNIYKGYIHNIDAALQAAFINYGAERNGFLQVDEIHPEYYQGTYTLKKGHRYPLLQKVLKPGQEIFVQVVKEPTGKKGAFLSSYLSIPGRYFVLTPGREQIGISRKIEDEKERTRLKEIIDSVSPGDGVGVIVRTASMGQSKSALTRDFKFLTRLWNDIRTKGQDLQPPALVYEEMGLASRSVRDYLSSDVTEIWVDDKDTADQVQQLATLSFPRRNNLVKLHSDTDKSLWERFNLVKQIEQIYGREVNLPSGGRLVFDQTEALTAIDINSGKIGGERNFKEMALKTNKESAEMIACQLKLRDLGGQVVIDFIEMKDPKHCREVEKTMRSALKTDRARTDVGRISRFGLMELVRQRLGSSAIAVSTEPCPCCQGTGMRRNMEWQSMQALKDIYRMLRRPGCTSPLNYEAEEELALYLLNHKRPAIVNYEKAFGTKINIEIQWAE; translated from the coding sequence ATGACAAACAAGAAAAGAAAAGAAAAAATGTTTATAAGCGTCCTGCCTGAAGAACAGGTAGAGGTTGCGCTGACTCAGGAAGGTCAGGTCATCGAGTATTATGTTGAAATGCTCCATCAGGCCAAGACCAAAGGAAATATTTATAAAGGATATATCCATAACATTGATGCCGCGCTTCAAGCGGCGTTCATCAACTACGGAGCCGAACGTAACGGTTTTCTTCAGGTTGATGAAATTCACCCCGAATACTATCAAGGAACCTACACGCTCAAAAAAGGGCACAGGTATCCTTTATTGCAAAAAGTTTTAAAGCCCGGACAGGAAATTTTTGTTCAGGTTGTTAAAGAACCTACCGGTAAGAAAGGTGCGTTTTTATCATCGTATCTGTCTATTCCGGGGCGCTATTTTGTGCTTACTCCCGGAAGAGAGCAGATCGGTATTTCCCGTAAGATCGAAGACGAAAAAGAACGTACCAGACTTAAAGAAATTATCGATTCAGTTAGTCCCGGTGACGGTGTAGGTGTTATTGTCCGCACTGCAAGTATGGGCCAGAGCAAATCTGCGCTGACCAGAGATTTTAAATTCCTTACCAGACTTTGGAATGACATCAGAACAAAGGGGCAGGATCTTCAGCCTCCGGCTCTCGTGTATGAAGAAATGGGACTGGCATCACGCTCTGTTCGTGATTACCTTTCTTCCGATGTAACTGAAATATGGGTGGATGATAAAGACACGGCAGATCAGGTGCAACAGCTTGCCACATTGTCTTTCCCGAGACGCAATAATCTGGTTAAACTTCATTCTGATACAGATAAATCTCTTTGGGAACGGTTTAATCTGGTTAAACAGATCGAGCAGATCTACGGACGCGAAGTAAATCTTCCTTCCGGCGGCAGGCTTGTTTTTGACCAGACAGAAGCTCTTACCGCGATTGATATCAACTCCGGTAAGATCGGCGGAGAACGTAATTTTAAAGAGATGGCGCTCAAGACGAATAAAGAGAGTGCTGAAATGATTGCCTGCCAGCTTAAGCTCCGTGATCTCGGCGGTCAGGTGGTAATCGATTTTATTGAAATGAAAGATCCCAAGCATTGCCGTGAGGTTGAAAAAACCATGCGCTCGGCTCTTAAGACTGATCGCGCACGGACGGATGTGGGTCGTATTTCGCGCTTCGGACTGATGGAACTTGTTCGTCAGCGTTTAGGCTCTTCCGCCATCGCAGTCAGCACTGAACCCTGCCCTTGTTGTCAGGGAACAGGTATGCGGCGTAATATGGAATGGCAGTCTATGCAGGCTCTGAAAGATATTTATAGAATGCTCAGAAGGCCGGGCTGCACCTCTCCTCTCAATTATGAAGCGGAAGAAGAGCTTGCCTTGTATCTTTTGAATCATAAACGGCCCGCAATTGTTAATTATGAAAAGGCGTTTGGCACCAAGATTAATATAGAGATTCAGTGGGCTGAATAA
- the rnhA gene encoding ribonuclease HI produces the protein MSNKKITIYTDGSCLGNPGRGGYGAVLLFNEHRNELSQGYKHTTNNRMEMRAVIAALTELKEPCDVILYTDSQYVKNAFTKKWLDNWLKNGWKTAAKKPVKNKDLWQQFIPLMEKHNVTFRWVKGHSGDPENERCDDLARNAAGSLDLIQDEEE, from the coding sequence ATGTCAAATAAGAAAATTACCATATACACCGACGGTTCCTGTCTCGGAAACCCTGGTCGGGGTGGATATGGCGCGGTTCTACTTTTCAATGAACACCGCAATGAACTATCCCAAGGCTACAAACATACGACCAACAACCGTATGGAAATGCGCGCTGTGATTGCAGCCCTCACAGAACTTAAAGAGCCATGCGACGTCATACTTTATACAGATTCACAGTATGTAAAAAATGCTTTCACAAAAAAATGGCTGGATAACTGGCTTAAAAACGGCTGGAAAACAGCGGCCAAGAAACCTGTGAAAAATAAGGATCTCTGGCAGCAGTTCATTCCATTAATGGAAAAACACAACGTTACTTTCCGCTGGGTCAAAGGCCATTCCGGCGATCCGGAAAATGAACGCTGTGACGACCTTGCACGCAACGCCGCCGGTTCATTAGATTTGATTCAGGACGAGGAAGAATAG
- the hemW gene encoding radical SAM family heme chaperone HemW — translation MSLIPAFFNAPLLQGDGKEAKNLLVYIHVPFCVRKCNYCAFHSQIFNQVTFAWYLKTLLAEIELWGRRLKNPKIGTIYLGGGTPSLIPPFQLELIMDALRKHFTFVRGMEITIEVNPDSANDESYFKNLLSMGFNRLSIGFQSLDDRNLVVLGRPHSARQAAETYYMARKAGFGNISIDLMWGLPRQKMKDWNNELKAVVKLKPEHISSYGLSIEPNTVFGNNRESVEPELPPDSEQARMFIYGAEFLEGMGYIQYEISNFARMGFTSRHNQGYWDRLDYLGLGPSAVSTIGNRRFTNPIYMDEYDAAVRGGFLGEDFEEITDVIKAQELVMLSLRTTRGLKLSDYKDMTGRDLMKEKNSIITALHQNGLVRISAGFLRLTKNGMLVSNSILQSLAFD, via the coding sequence ATGTCTCTCATTCCTGCATTTTTTAACGCCCCTCTGCTGCAAGGCGATGGAAAAGAGGCGAAGAATCTTCTTGTTTATATTCATGTGCCGTTTTGCGTGCGCAAGTGTAATTATTGTGCGTTTCATTCGCAGATTTTTAATCAGGTAACTTTTGCATGGTACCTTAAAACGCTTCTGGCTGAGATTGAGCTTTGGGGACGCAGACTTAAAAACCCGAAAATAGGAACAATCTATTTAGGGGGCGGAACTCCAAGCCTTATCCCTCCTTTTCAGCTTGAGCTGATAATGGATGCGCTTCGTAAGCATTTCACTTTTGTCCGGGGGATGGAAATAACCATTGAGGTTAACCCCGATTCTGCCAATGATGAGTCTTATTTTAAGAACCTCCTTTCCATGGGATTCAATCGCTTGAGTATAGGGTTTCAAAGTCTTGATGACCGAAATCTTGTGGTGCTCGGCAGACCTCATTCTGCCAGACAGGCCGCAGAAACTTATTACATGGCGCGCAAAGCAGGTTTCGGCAACATCAGCATAGATCTCATGTGGGGCTTACCCCGGCAGAAAATGAAAGACTGGAACAACGAGCTTAAGGCTGTAGTAAAGCTTAAGCCTGAACATATTTCGTCTTATGGGCTTAGTATTGAGCCTAATACTGTTTTCGGGAATAACAGGGAATCAGTTGAGCCGGAGCTTCCGCCGGACAGTGAACAGGCTCGTATGTTTATATACGGAGCGGAATTTCTTGAAGGAATGGGATATATTCAATACGAAATATCAAATTTCGCGAGGATGGGTTTCACTTCCCGTCACAATCAGGGCTATTGGGACAGGCTGGATTATCTGGGGCTTGGGCCTTCTGCCGTATCCACGATAGGTAATCGCAGATTTACCAATCCAATTTATATGGATGAATATGATGCCGCTGTGCGCGGCGGATTTCTCGGTGAAGATTTTGAAGAAATTACAGATGTGATAAAAGCTCAGGAACTGGTAATGCTGAGTCTGAGAACTACACGCGGCCTTAAGCTCTCAGACTACAAGGATATGACTGGCAGAGATTTGATGAAAGAGAAGAATTCGATCATAACCGCGTTGCATCAAAACGGACTTGTCCGCATAAGTGCTGGCTTCCTAAGACTTACGAAGAACGGAATGCTGGTCTCCAACTCTATATTGCAGTCTCTTGCGTTTGATTAG
- a CDS encoding phosphomannomutase/phosphoglucomutase: protein MKAINKEIFRAYDIRGVVDVDFDEEWVENLGRACGTWFRRKGWDRAVIGHDCRHSSPGYQTAIIRGLNMSGVDVLFLDMVPSPAFYFAAKKLNYKAGVMITASHNPPEFNGFKIWGEDTTIHSGDIQDIYELMENNDFIDGTGMGSFHNIIPYYIEDLLSGIKLKRPVKVVLDGGNGAGGHIALELLRQAGAEVIPLYCEPDGDFPNHHPDPVVEAYMGDLLKAVVEHGAEAGIGLDGDADRIGAVDETGKLMPGDRLLAIYARDMLSKNPGEMVVADVKCSHLLFEDISKHGGKPLMAKTGHSIMKAKMAETGAGLGGEMSGHIFFADRFYGFDDGLYAALRLIEILSQEEKPLSKMLEDWPETFFTPELRIDCPEKIKFELVELATTQFKTEYEVIDIDGARILFEDGWALIRASNTQAALTLRFEASSPERLTQIRTIVESLLTRLTDELSS, encoded by the coding sequence ATGAAAGCCATTAACAAAGAAATTTTCAGAGCATACGATATACGCGGAGTTGTAGACGTTGATTTTGACGAAGAATGGGTCGAGAATCTTGGACGCGCATGCGGAACATGGTTCAGACGCAAAGGATGGGACCGCGCTGTTATCGGGCATGATTGCAGGCACAGTTCTCCCGGCTACCAGACGGCTATTATACGCGGACTCAACATGTCGGGAGTTGATGTCCTTTTTCTGGATATGGTGCCAAGTCCGGCTTTCTATTTTGCGGCAAAAAAACTGAACTACAAAGCCGGAGTAATGATCACCGCCAGCCACAATCCTCCTGAATTTAACGGCTTCAAGATATGGGGAGAGGATACAACCATCCACAGCGGGGACATTCAAGATATTTATGAGCTTATGGAAAATAATGATTTTATTGACGGGACCGGAATGGGATCATTTCATAATATCATTCCATATTACATCGAAGATCTGCTTTCAGGTATAAAACTGAAACGACCTGTAAAAGTCGTGCTGGACGGTGGCAACGGCGCGGGAGGACACATTGCACTTGAGCTGCTCAGGCAAGCTGGAGCAGAAGTCATTCCCTTATACTGTGAGCCTGACGGAGACTTCCCCAACCATCATCCCGACCCTGTGGTTGAAGCTTACATGGGCGATCTGCTGAAAGCCGTTGTAGAACATGGAGCAGAAGCCGGGATCGGCCTTGACGGTGATGCCGACCGGATAGGAGCCGTTGATGAGACTGGTAAACTGATGCCTGGAGATCGTCTTCTCGCCATCTACGCAAGGGACATGCTGAGCAAAAACCCCGGAGAAATGGTCGTTGCGGATGTCAAATGCAGTCACTTGCTGTTCGAAGATATCAGCAAGCATGGGGGTAAACCTCTCATGGCGAAAACAGGCCATTCAATTATGAAAGCTAAAATGGCTGAAACCGGCGCGGGACTCGGCGGAGAAATGAGCGGGCATATATTCTTTGCCGATCGTTTCTACGGGTTTGATGACGGTTTATACGCAGCATTGCGGTTAATTGAAATTCTTTCACAGGAAGAAAAACCACTTTCGAAGATGCTTGAAGACTGGCCTGAAACCTTTTTCACACCGGAACTGCGCATTGACTGTCCCGAAAAGATTAAATTTGAACTTGTCGAACTGGCAACCACTCAATTTAAAACAGAATACGAAGTTATTGACATAGACGGAGCAAGGATTCTTTTCGAAGATGGCTGGGCGCTTATCAGAGCATCCAACACACAAGCGGCATTAACTCTACGCTTTGAAGCTTCTTCACCTGAACGTCTGACACAAATCAGAACTATAGTTGAATCGCTTTTAACCCGTTTGACAGATGAACTCAGTTCTTAG
- a CDS encoding universal stress protein produces MEKHLLVCVCDDGTVSYSVRFIREFFNSPCDVRLTLFHVAPHGGSWGVHNSAQKGRKLLEKVKDDFIANSFCKENKIDIKSISSRGGVAREIVQEGHKGMYDAVVFGRQATFMFEELFDYSVAHRMIWEDITFPLWFCKCPQEIPKKDVLLCLGDGEPSQRITDHVGYLLSDDSVHDITLLHVQKSKMAKAENSKKLFAVAREHLKANGIEDTRITERVVEETNVAKAILTEAAKGHYAVVAIGRDFHDKTAKEKILPESVSVKLLRKLEGATLWISK; encoded by the coding sequence ATGGAAAAGCATCTTCTGGTTTGTGTATGTGATGATGGAACCGTATCGTATTCAGTCAGATTTATAAGAGAATTTTTTAATTCTCCGTGTGATGTTCGTTTAACTCTTTTTCATGTAGCGCCTCACGGGGGCTCATGGGGTGTTCATAATTCTGCTCAAAAGGGTCGAAAATTACTTGAAAAAGTTAAAGATGATTTTATAGCCAACAGTTTTTGTAAAGAAAACAAGATCGATATAAAAAGCATCAGCTCCAGAGGGGGCGTTGCCAGAGAAATAGTTCAGGAAGGACATAAAGGAATGTACGACGCTGTTGTCTTCGGGCGGCAGGCTACATTTATGTTTGAAGAGTTATTTGATTACAGCGTTGCGCACAGAATGATATGGGAGGATATAACCTTCCCGTTGTGGTTCTGCAAATGTCCGCAGGAAATTCCTAAAAAGGATGTGTTGCTGTGTCTTGGTGACGGTGAACCTTCACAGAGAATTACGGATCATGTCGGGTATCTTCTTAGTGATGATTCGGTCCATGACATAACTCTTCTGCATGTGCAGAAGTCTAAAATGGCAAAAGCTGAAAATTCAAAAAAACTGTTTGCAGTTGCTCGCGAGCATCTTAAGGCCAACGGAATTGAAGACACCCGTATTACTGAGCGTGTAGTTGAAGAGACCAATGTGGCAAAGGCCATACTGACTGAAGCTGCAAAAGGTCATTATGCCGTGGTTGCTATAGGCCGAGATTTTCATGACAAAACAGCTAAAGAGAAGATACTCCCTGAATCTGTCAGTGTTAAACTTCTACGAAAACTTGAGGGTGCCACTCTTTGGATCAGCAAGTAA
- a CDS encoding epoxyqueuosine reductase QueH, protein MASKRILLHACCGPCSITTIEILREQGFEVSAFFYNPNIHPLKEYVRRRDTFLEVADKMELKVIGSTTEYDSQKWFRNVSFREENRCFHCYADRLERTLSLAKRGRFDFFTTTLLYSKFQKHDRIAALGRDMAGAGNCEFYYYDFREGWKEGIERSKEWDIYRQQYCGCLFSENERYAKDLKNS, encoded by the coding sequence ATGGCTTCCAAAAGAATATTGCTTCACGCTTGTTGCGGTCCTTGCTCAATTACAACGATTGAAATTTTACGAGAGCAGGGTTTTGAAGTGTCCGCTTTTTTTTACAATCCTAATATTCATCCACTTAAGGAATATGTCCGGCGCAGGGATACTTTTTTGGAAGTTGCTGATAAAATGGAACTTAAGGTTATCGGCAGCACTACAGAGTATGATTCCCAAAAGTGGTTTAGGAATGTATCCTTTCGTGAGGAAAATCGTTGTTTTCATTGTTATGCAGACAGGCTTGAACGTACGTTGTCTCTTGCAAAAAGAGGACGTTTTGATTTTTTTACAACGACTCTCCTTTACAGTAAATTTCAAAAACATGACCGCATTGCAGCGCTTGGCCGAGACATGGCAGGGGCTGGCAATTGCGAATTTTATTATTATGATTTTCGCGAAGGCTGGAAAGAGGGTATAGAGCGCTCTAAAGAATGGGATATTTATCGTCAGCAGTATTGTGGATGCCTTTTTAGTGAAAATGAACGTTATGCTAAGGATCTGAAAAATTCCTAA